A region from the Pseudonocardia petroleophila genome encodes:
- a CDS encoding glutamate synthase-related protein has translation MDSEMLLVARFDELVEDSPAHASADGIDLVVVRREGTAHVFEGRCPHRGALLADGRVEGANLVCGVHGWDYRLDTGVSAYNPAERIHKFGCHVVDGQVLVTKEELAGYRSMRPERAVTSTYDRLFDDPHQDTAEEPYVSEIHRLARSGLSGAHGAVAAMGVPRAELPSWDDLQVLTAQLHRFPILDDEPVDTAVTIGPAAAKPLRLDIPVFVSDMSFGALSEEAKVALGRGAEGAGTAICSGEGGMLPEEVAESSRYLYELASGRFGWDERHLDRVQALHLKLGQGAKTGTGGHLPGNKVVGRIAEVRGLPEGTSAVSPARFTDWTTLLDAKALVDRVRERSGGIPVGVKMSAQHIEADLDAALDLGVDYVILDGRGGGTGAAPTIFRDTISVPTMAALARARRHLDLAGARDVTLISTGGYRRAQDMVKALALGADAIAVSNVALQAIGCVGMRACHTDNCPMGIATQKPHLRARLPVQRAAEQLTRYLGAITELMVVLARACGHDSLSHFTPRDLTSWKREVAELVGVHYAGVAR, from the coding sequence ATGGACAGCGAGATGCTGCTGGTCGCCCGGTTCGACGAGCTGGTCGAGGACAGCCCGGCGCACGCGTCGGCCGACGGGATCGATCTCGTCGTCGTGCGGCGCGAGGGCACCGCGCACGTGTTCGAGGGCCGCTGCCCGCACCGCGGCGCGCTGCTGGCCGACGGCCGGGTCGAGGGCGCGAACCTCGTCTGCGGCGTGCACGGCTGGGACTACCGCCTCGACACCGGCGTCAGCGCGTACAACCCGGCGGAGCGGATCCACAAGTTCGGCTGCCACGTCGTCGACGGGCAGGTGCTGGTGACGAAGGAGGAGCTGGCCGGGTACCGGTCGATGCGCCCGGAACGCGCGGTCACCTCCACCTACGACCGCCTCTTCGACGACCCGCACCAGGACACCGCCGAGGAGCCCTACGTCTCGGAGATCCACCGGCTGGCGCGCAGCGGGCTGTCCGGCGCGCACGGGGCCGTCGCCGCGATGGGGGTGCCCCGGGCCGAGCTGCCCAGCTGGGACGATCTGCAGGTCCTCACCGCACAGCTGCACCGCTTCCCCATTCTCGACGACGAGCCCGTCGACACCGCGGTGACGATCGGCCCCGCCGCCGCGAAACCGTTGCGCCTGGACATCCCGGTGTTCGTCTCCGACATGAGCTTCGGGGCGCTGTCGGAGGAGGCGAAGGTCGCGCTCGGGCGCGGCGCGGAGGGCGCGGGCACCGCGATCTGCTCGGGCGAGGGCGGGATGCTGCCCGAGGAGGTGGCCGAGAGCTCGCGCTACCTCTACGAGCTGGCGTCGGGCCGGTTCGGCTGGGACGAGCGGCACCTCGACCGCGTGCAGGCGCTGCACCTCAAGCTCGGGCAGGGCGCGAAGACCGGCACCGGCGGGCACCTGCCGGGGAACAAGGTCGTCGGCCGGATCGCCGAGGTCCGCGGCCTGCCGGAGGGCACGTCGGCCGTCTCCCCCGCCCGGTTCACCGACTGGACCACGCTGCTGGACGCGAAGGCGCTGGTCGACCGCGTGCGCGAGCGGTCCGGCGGCATCCCGGTCGGGGTGAAGATGTCGGCCCAGCACATCGAGGCCGATCTCGACGCCGCGCTGGACCTCGGCGTCGACTACGTCATCCTCGACGGCCGCGGCGGCGGCACCGGCGCCGCGCCGACGATCTTCCGGGACACGATCAGCGTACCGACGATGGCCGCGCTCGCCCGGGCCCGGCGCCATCTCGACCTGGCCGGCGCCCGCGACGTCACGCTGATCTCGACGGGGGGCTACCGCCGCGCGCAGGACATGGTCAAGGCGCTGGCGCTGGGCGCCGACGCGATCGCGGTCTCGAACGTGGCGCTGCAGGCGATCGGCTGCGTCGGCATGCGCGCCTGCCACACCGACAACTGCCCGATGGGCATCGCCACCCAGAAGCCGCACCTGCGCGCCCGGCTCCCCGTGCAGCGGGCGGCCGAGCAGCTCACCCGCTACCTGGGTGCGATCACCGAGCTGATGGTGGTGCTCGCCCGCGCCTGCGGGCACGACTCGCTGTCGCACTTCACCCCGCGCGACCTCACGAGCTGGAAACGCGAGGTCGCCGAGCTGGTCGGCGTGCACTACGCGGGAGTGGCCCGATGA
- a CDS encoding thiamine pyrophosphate-binding protein, whose amino-acid sequence MSEAGRATSWHRIDETPDEGRVRTAVVDGRTLAVARCGGKIGALDNHCPHQGGPLGEGSIENGLLRCPWHGYDYDPLTGTPPEGFSDAPRAFPVQERADGTYVELPDVVERPRSVSDVLVETLVAWGVDTVFGMVGHSNLGFAEALRRAEERGELRFVGIRHEGAAAFAASAYGKLTGRPAACFAIAGPGSTNLLTGLYDAKLDGAPVLAISGQVPSSVLGRGAFQDVDLSAVFRDVAVSTVTVHAGSDHAELAATAVKHAVDGRGVAHLVLPDEVQDRPSDAPAAPPRGRRADLAVAPPAALLDTAARALRDARRPVLVVGQGARGALDEVRALAERLGAPVLTTFRAKGLLPDTHPLGAGVLGRSGTPVASWLMNESDLLLVVGASFANHTGIAPYKPIVQVDDAPSAIGRFHPVEVGLLGDAAVTLRALAAGLDGAQAVDQRPDVAARWAIWRAEKARRAADDRGRGVASAAVFAALGAQCPADAVIAVDVGNHAYSFGRYFESAGQPVLMSGYLGSIGFGYPAAMGAHLACPDRPVVAVTGDGGFGQYLAELTTAVRYGMPVKHVLLDNGALGKISKEQLGARLPVWQTSLVNPDFAGYARLCGAAGIPVHRADELDDAMKELFAADGPALLHVHADGELV is encoded by the coding sequence ATGAGCGAGGCAGGGAGGGCGACGAGCTGGCACCGCATCGACGAGACCCCCGACGAGGGACGCGTCCGCACCGCCGTGGTCGACGGGCGCACGCTCGCCGTCGCCCGGTGCGGCGGGAAGATCGGGGCGCTGGACAACCACTGCCCGCACCAGGGCGGGCCGCTGGGCGAGGGGTCGATCGAGAACGGGCTGCTGCGCTGCCCGTGGCACGGCTACGACTACGACCCGCTCACCGGCACCCCGCCGGAGGGCTTCTCCGACGCGCCGCGCGCCTTCCCGGTGCAGGAGCGCGCCGACGGCACCTACGTCGAGCTGCCCGACGTCGTCGAGCGCCCGCGCAGCGTGTCCGACGTGCTGGTGGAGACGCTCGTGGCGTGGGGCGTCGACACGGTGTTCGGCATGGTCGGGCACTCCAACCTGGGCTTCGCCGAGGCGCTGCGCCGGGCCGAGGAGCGCGGCGAGCTGCGGTTCGTCGGCATCCGGCACGAGGGTGCGGCGGCGTTCGCGGCGTCGGCCTACGGGAAGCTGACCGGGCGGCCCGCGGCCTGCTTCGCCATCGCCGGGCCGGGGTCCACCAACCTGCTGACCGGCCTCTACGACGCCAAGCTCGACGGCGCCCCGGTCCTCGCGATCTCCGGGCAGGTGCCCTCGTCGGTGCTCGGGCGCGGCGCGTTCCAGGACGTCGACCTCTCGGCGGTGTTCCGCGACGTCGCGGTCTCCACCGTCACCGTGCACGCCGGGTCCGACCACGCCGAGCTCGCCGCCACCGCCGTCAAGCACGCCGTCGACGGGCGCGGCGTGGCGCACCTGGTGCTGCCCGACGAGGTGCAGGACCGGCCGTCGGACGCACCGGCCGCACCGCCCCGGGGGCGCCGCGCCGACCTCGCCGTCGCCCCGCCCGCGGCCCTGCTCGACACGGCGGCCCGCGCGCTGCGCGATGCCCGCCGACCGGTGCTCGTCGTGGGCCAGGGCGCCCGCGGCGCGCTCGACGAGGTGCGCGCGCTGGCCGAGCGGCTCGGGGCGCCGGTGCTCACGACGTTCCGCGCGAAGGGGCTGCTGCCCGACACGCACCCGCTCGGCGCGGGGGTGCTCGGCCGCTCCGGCACCCCGGTGGCGTCCTGGCTGATGAACGAGTCCGACCTGCTGCTCGTCGTCGGGGCGTCGTTCGCGAACCACACCGGGATCGCGCCGTACAAGCCGATCGTGCAGGTCGACGACGCCCCGTCGGCGATCGGCCGGTTCCATCCCGTCGAGGTGGGGCTGCTCGGCGACGCCGCGGTCACGCTGCGCGCGCTGGCCGCGGGCCTGGACGGGGCGCAGGCCGTCGACCAGCGCCCCGACGTGGCGGCGCGCTGGGCGATCTGGCGCGCGGAGAAGGCCCGCCGGGCCGCCGACGACCGCGGCCGCGGCGTCGCCTCCGCCGCCGTGTTCGCCGCACTGGGTGCGCAGTGCCCGGCCGACGCGGTGATCGCCGTCGACGTGGGCAACCACGCGTACTCGTTCGGCCGCTACTTCGAGAGCGCCGGGCAGCCGGTGCTGATGTCGGGCTACCTCGGCTCGATCGGGTTCGGCTACCCGGCCGCGATGGGGGCGCACCTGGCGTGCCCGGACCGGCCGGTCGTGGCCGTCACCGGCGACGGCGGGTTCGGCCAGTACCTCGCCGAGCTCACCACCGCCGTCAGGTACGGGATGCCGGTCAAGCACGTGCTGCTCGACAACGGGGCGCTGGGCAAGATCAGCAAGGAGCAGCTGGGGGCGCGGCTGCCGGTGTGGCAGACCTCCCTGGTCAACCCGGACTTCGCCGGGTACGCGCGGCTGTGCGGCGCGGCCGGCATCCCGGTGCACCGGGCCGACGAGCTGGACGACGCGATGAAGGAGCTCTTCGCGGCCGACGGTCCGGCGCTGCTGCACGTGCACGCCGACGGGGAGCTGGTGTGA
- a CDS encoding cation:proton antiporter, producing the protein MSTGLVIVLAVAAGAPLLLGLLPWLRLPGALLEILAGIVLGPSVLGWVTPDATIRALALLGLSFLLFLAGFEIDLRRFRGTLGRRVALSLGISVLAAVAVGAVLVALGVGGAALIGVALLATSLGLVVPVLADSGALERPVGRIALAGASAGEVAAVVLLSVGLAGTDTPLAGRLLLLGLLLAALGVIAVAVLGAERSMRITDLVARLDDTSAQIRVRLTVLLVAGLALAAQLLGFEAILGAFLAGLLLRALDPEPERTHPLYPVKLDAVGFGLLVPVFFVTSGLTLDLRGLVAQPAAIAAVPAFVGALLLVRALPVVAFRGELPRRELVAAGLLQATSLPLLLAAVEIGDEMGLLAPATGAGLVAAGLVSVLVFPAAALTLLARRSRVPA; encoded by the coding sequence ATGTCGACCGGGCTGGTGATCGTGCTGGCCGTGGCGGCCGGCGCCCCGCTGCTGCTCGGCCTGCTGCCGTGGCTGCGGCTGCCCGGGGCGCTGCTGGAGATCCTGGCCGGGATCGTGCTGGGGCCCTCGGTGCTCGGCTGGGTCACCCCGGACGCCACGATCCGCGCGCTGGCCCTGCTCGGCCTGTCCTTCCTGCTGTTCCTGGCCGGGTTCGAGATCGACCTGCGGCGGTTCCGGGGCACGCTCGGCCGCCGCGTCGCGCTGTCGCTGGGGATCTCCGTGCTGGCCGCGGTCGCCGTGGGCGCGGTGCTGGTGGCGCTGGGCGTCGGCGGGGCGGCCCTGATCGGCGTGGCGCTGCTGGCCACCTCGCTGGGGCTGGTGGTGCCGGTGCTGGCCGACTCCGGTGCGCTGGAGCGGCCGGTCGGGCGGATCGCCCTGGCCGGGGCGTCGGCGGGCGAGGTGGCCGCGGTGGTGCTGCTGTCGGTGGGGCTCGCCGGCACCGACACCCCGCTCGCCGGTCGGCTGCTGCTGCTCGGGCTGCTGCTCGCGGCGCTGGGCGTCATCGCCGTCGCCGTGCTGGGCGCGGAGCGGTCGATGCGGATCACCGACCTCGTGGCGCGGCTGGACGACACCAGCGCGCAGATCCGGGTGCGGCTCACCGTGCTGCTCGTGGCCGGGCTCGCGCTCGCCGCGCAGCTGCTCGGCTTCGAGGCGATCCTCGGCGCGTTCCTCGCCGGGCTGCTGCTGCGCGCGCTCGACCCGGAGCCCGAGCGCACGCATCCGCTGTACCCCGTCAAGCTCGACGCGGTGGGCTTCGGCCTGCTCGTGCCGGTGTTCTTCGTGACCAGCGGGCTCACCCTCGACCTCCGCGGCCTCGTCGCGCAGCCCGCGGCGATCGCCGCCGTGCCGGCGTTCGTGGGGGCGTTGCTGCTGGTCCGGGCGCTGCCTGTGGTGGCGTTCCGGGGTGAGCTGCCGCGCCGCGAGCTCGTGGCGGCCGGGCTGCTGCAGGCGACGTCGCTGCCGCTGCTGCTCGCGGCCGTCGAGATCGGGGACGAGATGGGGCTGCTCGCCCCGGCGACCGGGGCCGGGCTGGTGGCCGCGGGGCTGGTGTCGGTTCTGGTGTTCCCCGCCGCGGCGCTGACGCTGCTCGCACGGCGGTCCCGGGTGCCCGCGTGA
- a CDS encoding RNA polymerase sigma factor translates to MLVDDPALLGRLRAGDQAAFAGIVRAWSPAMLRVARAHVRTHASAEEVVQEAWLGVIRSLDGFEGRAQLRTWVFRILLNTARRRGRVEARTEDRGPTVDPARFRDADDEYPGHWRDDAVPADWGPEPALLAAEFRTQLARALTELPERQRAVVELRDVHGLDGEEVCELLGLTAANQRVLLHRGRARLRSVLDGVLA, encoded by the coding sequence GTGCTGGTCGACGACCCGGCTCTGCTCGGGCGGCTGCGCGCCGGGGACCAGGCGGCCTTCGCCGGGATCGTGCGCGCGTGGTCGCCCGCGATGCTGCGCGTCGCCCGGGCCCACGTCCGCACGCACGCCTCGGCCGAGGAGGTCGTGCAGGAGGCCTGGCTCGGCGTCATCCGGTCGCTCGACGGCTTCGAGGGCCGCGCCCAGCTGCGCACCTGGGTGTTCCGCATCCTGCTCAACACCGCGCGGCGCCGCGGCCGCGTCGAGGCCCGCACCGAGGACCGCGGCCCCACCGTGGACCCGGCCCGCTTCCGGGACGCCGACGACGAGTACCCCGGACACTGGCGCGACGACGCCGTGCCCGCCGACTGGGGACCCGAGCCCGCGCTGCTCGCCGCCGAGTTCCGCACCCAGCTCGCCCGCGCGCTCACCGAGCTGCCCGAACGCCAGCGCGCCGTCGTGGAGCTGCGAGACGTGCACGGGCTGGACGGTGAGGAGGTGTGCGAGCTGCTCGGCCTGACCGCCGCCAACCAGCGCGTGCTCCTGCACCGCGGCCGGGCCCGGCTGCGGTCGGTCCTGGACGGGGTGCTGGCGTGA
- a CDS encoding anti-sigma factor family protein encodes MTPRDVACIELVELLTDYLEGALPPADVAAVEAHLAQCPACRRYLDQMRATIATLGTVPVETLSDGAWGVLLDAFTRRTGPR; translated from the coding sequence GTGACCCCGCGCGACGTCGCCTGCATCGAGCTCGTCGAGCTGCTCACCGACTACCTGGAGGGCGCGCTGCCCCCCGCCGACGTCGCCGCCGTCGAGGCCCACCTGGCGCAGTGCCCGGCCTGCCGGCGCTATCTCGACCAGATGCGCGCCACGATCGCGACGCTGGGCACGGTGCCGGTGGAGACGTTGTCGGACGGGGCGTGGGGCGTGCTGCTGGACGCGTTCACCCGCCGCACAGGGCCTCGGTGA
- a CDS encoding CHAT domain-containing protein, which produces MTGAVDQSASDGLLIRAVAAYDGAVGDPAAFRDDARRVLTEARRAGDVESQVVALRAVAWAERAQLENVRALRLLQEAARLARRARLPHRLGEVLTTRAAVHLELGRTDAARRDLDRAAQLVSAAATPDLSLKQAVLLCNIGRIDAGAQILRAVVAAPEAPVDVRMRAATNLSLAESLLGHAAAALRFGDLAVELAPRVGPALLAFAVLNRGIVLAQSGRVAEALGQFERAAALMTAAGLPTGEVLVEHAETLAALRVLPEASDLCRRAAEELERHHVPLMAAEARLRQAEIALLAGDVATAAAAAERAIEQFRGQRRFGWSALATVVAVESARQAGRVQEGDLDRVRRAADVLARLGMVSSAVEADVVVGRVAAATDRWAVARRRWTAACARSRDGAVLVRLRGRLAGALAARSDGDGAAVLAHCRAGLADLAAHRAVLPSMELRALASGHGVELGALGLEVLLRSGRPARVFDWTERTRAAALLAVAPPGAEDVGGELAALAALRTEITEARRDTGAEPADLLARQAEGEARIRRATWRRATPHGRAGSPRSARDVRSLLDGRALVSYVRHGAELVAVVVDRSRSRLVPLGPLAPLRFEADALLFALRRLTRAGSAAALDSARASAEHALDRLRELAVAPLGIDADTPLVVVPTGDTHRVAWSALHRGPVEVASSASLWAATRAGPARSGPVVVVAGPDLAGAAAEAGAVAAHHRAARVLLPEEATTGAVLDAMSGAGLVHLACHGVLRADNPMFSALTMADGPLTVHELDLRGVAPGRIVLASCDSAADTTYAGDEVLGFVGALLARGTTGVVASVVAVGDAESASLMEPLHAGLAAGLTMADALHRARAGLDARDHRQFVNWCGFTAYGAG; this is translated from the coding sequence GTGACCGGCGCCGTTGACCAGAGCGCGTCCGACGGTCTCCTGATACGGGCCGTCGCCGCCTACGACGGCGCGGTCGGCGATCCGGCCGCGTTCCGGGACGACGCGCGGCGGGTGCTCACCGAGGCGCGGCGGGCGGGCGACGTCGAGTCGCAGGTCGTGGCGCTGCGCGCGGTCGCGTGGGCGGAGCGGGCTCAGCTGGAGAACGTCCGGGCCCTGCGCCTGCTCCAGGAGGCCGCCCGCCTGGCGCGTCGGGCCCGGTTGCCGCACCGGCTCGGCGAGGTGCTGACGACCCGGGCCGCCGTCCACCTGGAGCTCGGCCGCACCGACGCGGCCCGCCGTGACCTGGACCGGGCCGCGCAGCTCGTCTCCGCGGCCGCGACCCCGGACCTGAGCCTCAAGCAGGCCGTCCTGCTGTGCAACATCGGCCGGATCGACGCCGGGGCGCAGATCCTGCGCGCCGTCGTCGCGGCGCCGGAGGCCCCGGTCGACGTGCGGATGCGGGCGGCCACCAACCTGTCGCTGGCCGAGTCGCTGCTCGGGCACGCCGCCGCGGCGCTGCGGTTCGGTGACCTCGCCGTGGAGCTGGCCCCCCGGGTCGGGCCCGCACTGCTGGCCTTCGCGGTGCTCAACCGCGGCATCGTGCTCGCGCAGTCCGGCCGCGTCGCCGAGGCGCTGGGCCAGTTCGAGCGGGCCGCCGCGCTGATGACGGCCGCGGGCCTGCCGACCGGCGAGGTCCTCGTCGAGCACGCGGAGACGCTCGCCGCGCTGCGGGTGCTCCCCGAGGCCTCCGACCTGTGCCGCCGCGCCGCCGAGGAGCTCGAACGGCACCACGTCCCGCTGATGGCGGCGGAGGCCCGGCTGCGGCAGGCCGAGATCGCCCTCCTGGCCGGTGACGTCGCCACCGCGGCGGCCGCCGCCGAGCGCGCGATCGAGCAGTTCCGCGGGCAGCGCCGCTTCGGGTGGTCCGCGCTCGCCACCGTCGTCGCCGTCGAGTCGGCCCGCCAGGCGGGACGGGTGCAGGAGGGCGACCTGGACCGCGTCCGCCGGGCGGCCGACGTGCTGGCGCGGCTCGGGATGGTCAGCAGCGCGGTCGAGGCCGACGTCGTCGTGGGCCGGGTCGCGGCCGCGACGGACCGGTGGGCGGTGGCGCGGAGGAGGTGGACCGCGGCCTGCGCGCGGTCCCGCGACGGAGCGGTGCTGGTGCGGCTGCGGGGCAGGCTGGCGGGCGCGCTCGCGGCCCGGTCGGACGGGGACGGCGCGGCGGTGCTCGCCCACTGCCGCGCCGGGCTCGCCGACCTCGCCGCGCACCGGGCCGTCCTCCCGTCGATGGAGCTGCGGGCGCTGGCGTCCGGCCACGGGGTCGAGCTCGGGGCGCTCGGACTCGAGGTGCTGCTGCGGTCCGGACGTCCGGCGCGGGTGTTCGACTGGACCGAGCGCACCCGCGCCGCGGCACTGCTCGCCGTGGCGCCACCGGGCGCGGAGGACGTCGGTGGGGAGCTCGCGGCCCTCGCCGCGCTCCGCACGGAGATCACCGAGGCCCGCCGGGACACCGGGGCCGAACCGGCCGACCTGCTCGCCCGGCAGGCGGAGGGCGAGGCCCGGATCCGGCGGGCGACCTGGCGCCGGGCGACCCCGCACGGCCGGGCCGGCTCACCCCGGTCGGCCCGCGACGTCCGGAGCCTGCTCGACGGGCGCGCGCTGGTCTCCTACGTCCGGCACGGTGCCGAACTCGTCGCCGTCGTCGTCGACCGGTCGCGGAGCCGGCTCGTGCCGCTCGGCCCGCTCGCCCCGCTGCGGTTCGAGGCCGACGCCCTGCTGTTCGCGCTGCGGCGGCTGACCCGCGCCGGGTCCGCCGCGGCGCTCGACAGCGCGCGGGCCAGCGCCGAGCACGCCCTGGACCGGCTGCGCGAGCTCGCCGTCGCACCGCTCGGGATCGACGCGGACACCCCGCTGGTGGTGGTGCCCACCGGTGACACGCACCGGGTCGCCTGGTCGGCCCTGCACCGGGGTCCGGTCGAGGTGGCCTCGTCCGCGTCGCTGTGGGCGGCCACGCGGGCCGGTCCGGCCCGCTCCGGTCCGGTCGTCGTGGTGGCCGGGCCGGACCTGGCCGGGGCCGCCGCCGAGGCCGGGGCGGTCGCCGCGCACCACCGGGCCGCTCGCGTGCTGCTGCCGGAGGAGGCGACGACCGGCGCCGTGCTGGACGCGATGTCCGGCGCCGGCCTGGTGCACCTCGCGTGCCACGGCGTCCTGCGGGCCGACAACCCGATGTTCTCCGCGCTCACCATGGCCGACGGACCGCTGACGGTCCACGAGCTCGACCTGCGCGGCGTGGCCCCCGGTCGCATCGTCCTCGCCTCCTGCGACTCCGCGGCCGACACGACCTACGCCGGTGACGAGGTGCTCGGGTTCGTCGGCGCACTGCTGGCCCGCGGGACGACCGGCGTCGTCGCCAGCGTCGTCGCGGTCGGGGACGCCGAGTCGGCCTCGCTGATGGAGCCGCTGCACGCCGGCCTGGCCGCCGGGCTGACGATGGCCGACGCGCTGCACCGGGCCCGGGCCGGCCTGGACGCCCGGGACCACCGGCAGTTCGTCAACTGGTGCGGGTTCACGGCCTACGGCGCGGGCTGA
- a CDS encoding S8 family peptidase, whose amino-acid sequence MALKKPFGDKDYRDRRTRAQRERERIETQKQGDTLVRRAGDDPERRRLVEKLRARRATDREALQVEIVPRANALDVVAASRRLLIPVDDLPAARSALADRGITEAATSGRTVLLDVPASASRGSIAGLAKELRAGGLRVSLDHVAPLGGWVKGEGGPEPTAGGGAVPAVQIAQVTDPPFVAVLDSGISDAGRTDGYLGAGVDPADVDPLDVFPVHGLLDGDAGHGSMVVGIVQQIVPTARVGSYRVADTDGVASSFDVARKMRLAAEDGATILNLSLGTGTEDGNPPLALLDVVDELRLSHPDLLIVCAAGNEGGTDPIWPAAFAGTHPNVVAVGALQAGGAEAPWSTRGPWVTCSTIGQGVASTYVVGTEDGVLIGDPDPDTYPGPNPWAVWTGTSFAAPQIAGAVARICAENAGMTPPQALKTLESQGTAATVPSTGFGWTVEILPGT is encoded by the coding sequence ATGGCTCTGAAGAAGCCGTTCGGCGACAAGGACTACCGGGACCGTCGAACCCGGGCCCAGCGCGAACGCGAGCGGATCGAGACCCAGAAGCAGGGGGACACGCTGGTCCGCCGGGCCGGCGACGATCCCGAGCGGCGGCGGCTGGTGGAGAAGCTGCGGGCCCGCCGGGCGACCGACCGCGAGGCGCTGCAGGTGGAGATCGTGCCCCGGGCGAACGCGCTGGACGTCGTCGCGGCGTCGCGGCGGCTGCTGATCCCCGTCGACGACCTCCCGGCCGCCCGGTCGGCGCTCGCGGACCGGGGCATCACCGAGGCCGCGACCAGCGGGCGGACCGTGCTGCTCGACGTCCCGGCGTCGGCGTCCCGCGGCAGCATCGCCGGGCTCGCGAAGGAGCTCCGGGCCGGTGGCCTGCGGGTCTCGCTCGACCACGTCGCCCCGCTCGGCGGCTGGGTGAAGGGCGAGGGCGGGCCGGAACCGACCGCCGGCGGAGGGGCCGTGCCCGCCGTGCAGATCGCCCAGGTCACGGACCCTCCGTTCGTCGCGGTCCTCGACTCCGGGATCAGCGACGCCGGGCGCACCGACGGCTACCTCGGTGCGGGCGTCGACCCGGCCGATGTCGACCCGCTGGACGTCTTCCCCGTCCACGGCCTGCTCGACGGCGACGCCGGGCACGGATCGATGGTCGTGGGGATCGTCCAGCAGATCGTGCCGACCGCCCGGGTGGGCAGCTACCGGGTGGCCGACACCGACGGCGTCGCGTCGTCGTTCGACGTGGCGCGGAAGATGCGGCTCGCGGCCGAGGACGGGGCGACGATCCTCAACCTGTCGCTGGGAACGGGCACCGAGGACGGGAACCCGCCCCTCGCCCTCCTCGACGTCGTCGACGAGCTGCGGCTCTCCCATCCCGACCTGCTCATCGTGTGCGCGGCGGGCAACGAGGGCGGCACGGACCCGATCTGGCCCGCCGCGTTCGCCGGGACCCACCCGAACGTCGTCGCCGTCGGCGCCCTGCAGGCCGGTGGCGCGGAGGCCCCGTGGTCGACGCGCGGGCCGTGGGTCACCTGCTCGACGATCGGGCAGGGGGTCGCCTCCACCTATGTCGTCGGGACCGAGGACGGCGTCCTGATCGGCGACCCGGACCCGGACACCTACCCCGGGCCGAACCCGTGGGCGGTCTGGACCGGGACGTCGTTCGCGGCTCCCCAGATCGCCGGCGCCGTCGCCCGGATCTGCGCGGAGAACGCGGGGATGACGCCCCCGCAGGCCCTCAAGACGCTGGAGAGCCAGGGCACCGCCGCGACGGTGCCGAGCACCGGCTTCGGCTGGACGGTCGAGATCCTGCCCGGCACCTGA
- a CDS encoding RNA polymerase sigma factor, whose product MEPTEVADAVRAAAAGDRAAWDALVAGFGRLVWSIAAAHRLGPADSAEVSQTTWLRLVENLDRISQPERLGGWLATTARRESLRLLRLRGREVLTEDESRLEPDLDTPTPESVAVDRDRDHRLWRAFAALPENCRVLLRMVVVVAPPYAEVAAALDMPIGSIGPTRARCLERLRRLLAADGMTSAAGGA is encoded by the coding sequence GTGGAACCGACGGAAGTGGCGGACGCCGTGCGGGCGGCCGCGGCGGGCGACCGCGCCGCCTGGGACGCGCTGGTGGCGGGGTTCGGCCGGCTCGTGTGGTCGATCGCGGCCGCGCACCGGCTGGGCCCGGCGGACTCCGCGGAGGTCTCGCAGACCACGTGGCTGCGGCTGGTGGAGAACCTCGACCGGATCAGCCAGCCCGAGCGGCTGGGTGGCTGGCTGGCCACGACGGCCCGGCGCGAGTCGCTGCGGCTGCTGCGCCTGCGCGGCCGCGAGGTGCTCACCGAGGACGAGTCCCGGCTGGAGCCGGACCTCGACACCCCCACGCCCGAGTCGGTCGCCGTGGACCGCGACCGCGACCACCGGCTCTGGCGGGCGTTCGCCGCGCTGCCGGAGAACTGCCGGGTGCTGCTGCGGATGGTCGTGGTCGTCGCCCCGCCGTACGCCGAGGTCGCCGCGGCCCTGGACATGCCGATCGGCAGCATCGGGCCCACCCGGGCCCGCTGTCTGGAACGGCTGCGCCGGCTGCTCGCCGCCGACGGCATGACGAGCGCCGCGGGGGGTGCCTGA
- a CDS encoding group I truncated hemoglobin, with protein sequence MAEATLYERLGGTYGIGGAVDVLVDRLFANVSVNANEAVHAHHGDPANAPGYKFLVTAWTIEATGGPKCYPGLDMTKAHDQLSITAEQFDAVAFEIAATLNFLGVPAPEHKEFMEIIESYRSQVVQA encoded by the coding sequence ATGGCGGAAGCGACGCTGTACGAGCGGCTGGGCGGCACCTACGGCATCGGCGGGGCCGTCGACGTCCTCGTCGACCGGCTCTTCGCGAACGTCTCGGTCAACGCGAACGAGGCGGTGCACGCCCACCACGGGGACCCCGCGAACGCCCCGGGCTACAAGTTCCTGGTCACCGCGTGGACGATCGAGGCGACGGGCGGGCCGAAGTGCTACCCCGGCCTGGACATGACGAAGGCTCACGACCAGCTCTCCATCACCGCCGAGCAGTTCGACGCTGTCGCGTTCGAGATCGCCGCCACCCTGAACTTCCTCGGCGTGCCCGCGCCCGAGCACAAGGAGTTCATGGAGATCATCGAGAGCTACCGGTCACAGGTCGTGCAGGCCTGA